In a genomic window of Microbacterium amylolyticum:
- a CDS encoding deoxyguanosinetriphosphate triphosphohydrolase produces MAHDGYTEHDTERFVEQRHRSSRPDFARDRARVLHSAALRRLAAKTQVLSPASDADFARNRLTHSLEVAQVGREIAGALGVSEDVVDAACLSHDLGHPPFGHNGETALNRWAEDIGGFEGNAQSLRILTRLEAKVMHSDRSVGLNLTRATLDATCKYPWTVSDPVPDPGGRLKFGVYPEDEEIYRWMRADAPPRIRCVEAEIMDLSDDIAYSVHDFEDAVVNGYVDVARLADPVEHHPLVGRVQAWVGYDYSREELADALYRLTRQPMWLASFDRSRRDLARLKNLTSDLIGRFASSAVDATRAAYPARSITRYGAQVVVPRDVEVEIAVLKGIMGSSIVAADNRRSVYAEQRRVLTRIADALWTADTLWSSGADQLDPAFTADYLAATSEAERKRVIVDQVASLTDQSAVAWHARLVGDIDPAEVGIRLRSAQSSAPAGVR; encoded by the coding sequence ATGGCACACGACGGATATACGGAACACGACACCGAGAGGTTTGTCGAACAACGGCATCGCTCTTCCCGCCCGGATTTCGCAAGGGACCGGGCACGGGTGCTGCACTCGGCGGCGCTGCGCCGCCTTGCCGCCAAGACACAGGTGCTCAGCCCTGCGTCGGACGCAGACTTCGCCCGGAACCGCCTAACGCACTCCCTCGAGGTGGCGCAGGTCGGGCGGGAAATCGCTGGCGCGTTGGGCGTCAGCGAGGATGTTGTCGACGCAGCCTGCCTGAGCCACGATCTGGGGCATCCGCCGTTTGGCCACAATGGCGAGACGGCGCTGAACCGGTGGGCTGAAGACATCGGCGGGTTTGAAGGCAACGCCCAATCGTTGCGCATCCTCACGCGACTCGAGGCAAAGGTGATGCACAGCGACCGTTCGGTCGGCCTGAACCTCACACGGGCCACACTCGATGCCACCTGCAAATACCCGTGGACGGTGTCTGACCCCGTGCCAGATCCGGGGGGTCGGCTGAAGTTCGGCGTCTACCCGGAGGACGAGGAAATCTACCGCTGGATGCGAGCGGACGCACCGCCCCGGATCCGCTGCGTCGAAGCAGAGATCATGGACCTCTCCGACGACATCGCCTATTCCGTCCATGACTTCGAAGACGCTGTCGTCAACGGCTACGTTGATGTTGCCCGGCTCGCCGACCCTGTCGAACACCACCCGCTGGTGGGACGCGTTCAGGCGTGGGTGGGCTATGACTACAGCCGCGAAGAACTGGCAGACGCGCTCTATCGGCTCACCCGTCAGCCGATGTGGCTCGCTTCGTTCGATCGTTCCCGCCGGGACCTTGCACGGTTGAAGAACCTCACGAGCGATCTCATCGGGCGCTTCGCGAGTAGCGCCGTCGACGCGACGCGTGCTGCGTACCCCGCCCGGTCGATCACGCGCTACGGCGCCCAGGTGGTCGTCCCCCGCGACGTCGAGGTCGAGATCGCCGTCCTCAAGGGCATCATGGGGTCCTCAATCGTCGCGGCGGACAACAGGCGCAGCGTCTACGCGGAGCAACGTCGCGTGCTCACGCGTATCGCCGACGCGCTCTGGACTGCCGACACACTGTGGTCATCCGGTGCGGATCAGCTCGATCCGGCGTTCACCGCTGACTATCTCGCGGCAACGAGCGAAGCCGAGCGCAAACGCGTGATCGTCGATCAGGTCGCCAGCCTCACCGATCAGTCTGCCGTGGCATGGCATGCACGACTCGTCGGAGATATCGACCCAGCAGAAGTCGGTATTCGCCTGCGTTCCGCGCAGTCATCCGCACCAGCGGGAGTTCGCTGA
- the recO gene encoding DNA repair protein RecO, with translation MPTYRDEAVVLRTHKLGEADRILTMLTRQHGKVRSVAKGVRRTSSKFGARLEPFMVVDAQMYIGRNLDIVQQVVSLGSYGAHISADYDAFLAANVMAETAERLVGEGDPQPQQFFLLVGALRSLARSEHAPRATRDSYLLRALGLSGWTVQVAACAGCGELGAHERFSAQAGGALCERCAPQGTPRPGASVIGLVGSLLAGEWDEIDPMPEQDLGRASALVTAYAQHHLERAVRSFGTTGGAP, from the coding sequence ATGCCGACCTATCGCGACGAGGCGGTCGTGCTGCGCACCCACAAACTGGGTGAGGCCGACCGAATCCTCACAATGCTTACGCGACAGCACGGCAAAGTCCGGAGCGTCGCGAAGGGCGTTCGTCGCACGTCGAGTAAGTTCGGCGCCCGACTCGAGCCGTTCATGGTCGTCGACGCTCAGATGTACATCGGCCGCAATCTGGACATCGTGCAACAGGTCGTCAGCCTGGGCTCGTACGGAGCGCACATCTCGGCAGACTATGACGCGTTCCTCGCCGCGAACGTCATGGCCGAAACTGCCGAGCGCCTCGTGGGAGAGGGTGATCCGCAGCCGCAGCAGTTCTTCCTCCTCGTCGGAGCGCTGCGCTCTCTCGCGCGCAGCGAGCACGCTCCTCGCGCCACCCGCGACTCGTATCTCTTGCGCGCCCTCGGGCTCTCAGGCTGGACAGTACAGGTGGCCGCCTGCGCGGGATGCGGCGAACTGGGGGCGCACGAGCGCTTTTCGGCGCAGGCAGGAGGCGCCCTCTGCGAGCGGTGCGCCCCTCAGGGCACACCTCGTCCCGGAGCCAGCGTTATCGGCCTCGTCGGTTCGCTCCTCGCCGGAGAGTGGGACGAGATCGATCCGATGCCCGAACAGGATCTTGGCCGTGCGTCAGCACTGGTGACGGCGTACGCCCAGCATCATCTCGAGCGCGCCGTGCGCTCTTTCGGTACGACAGGAGGCGCCCCATGA
- a CDS encoding glutathione peroxidase: protein MSTVVDPRTIPFLDAQGEERTLAETGSDVTLVVNVASKCGLTPQYEQLERLQRKYGDRGFRVVGFPCNQFMGQEPGEMSEILDYCSTTWGVSFPINDKVRVNGGGAAPLFRALKKAKDGAGLGGPVVWNFEKFLVLPSGEVKRFRPKTLPDDPAIVDIIEAHLPR from the coding sequence ATGAGCACTGTCGTTGACCCGCGAACGATCCCCTTTCTGGACGCGCAGGGAGAAGAGCGCACCCTGGCCGAAACCGGCAGTGATGTGACCCTCGTCGTCAACGTCGCGTCGAAATGCGGTTTGACGCCGCAGTATGAACAGCTCGAGCGCCTCCAACGCAAGTATGGCGATCGCGGATTTCGGGTTGTCGGTTTTCCCTGCAACCAGTTCATGGGGCAGGAACCGGGAGAGATGTCGGAGATCCTCGACTATTGCTCGACGACCTGGGGCGTCAGCTTTCCGATCAATGACAAGGTGCGTGTGAACGGCGGCGGAGCCGCGCCTCTGTTCCGCGCCCTCAAGAAGGCGAAGGACGGCGCGGGGCTCGGCGGTCCCGTGGTGTGGAACTTCGAGAAGTTCCTCGTTCTCCCGTCGGGCGAGGTCAAGCGTTTCCGCCCCAAGACGCTGCCTGATGACCCGGCGATTGTCGACATCATCGAGGCGCACCTGCCGCGATAA
- a CDS encoding isoprenyl transferase — translation MSPKPYTHPDAEPFKPLDWTGLQPPVFAGPVPGHVAIVMDGNGRWANQQGRPRTDGHRVGVEAMIDVIAGALQAGVKHLSVYAFSTENWKRSPSEVRFLMGFNREVLHRHRDQLNEWGVKVRWAGRRPKLWASVIKDLEVAEEMTKTNTTMTLQMCINYGGRWEIVDAMREMAEEVSAGRLRPSAISEKTIAKHLYVPQLPDVDLFIRSGGEQRTSNFMLWESAYAEMVFDDALWPEFTRENLWRAIQTYHARDRRYGGAIDVPQS, via the coding sequence ATGAGCCCCAAGCCATACACCCACCCCGACGCAGAACCCTTCAAGCCTCTGGACTGGACGGGGCTCCAGCCTCCCGTGTTCGCGGGCCCCGTGCCCGGTCACGTGGCGATCGTGATGGACGGAAACGGGCGGTGGGCCAACCAGCAGGGCCGGCCGCGCACCGACGGGCACCGTGTGGGCGTTGAAGCCATGATCGATGTGATCGCCGGCGCCCTGCAGGCGGGTGTGAAGCATCTTTCGGTTTATGCGTTCTCGACGGAGAACTGGAAGCGCTCACCGTCCGAGGTGCGATTCCTCATGGGATTCAATCGCGAGGTTCTTCATCGGCACCGTGACCAGCTGAACGAATGGGGCGTCAAGGTCAGGTGGGCAGGCCGCCGCCCCAAGCTCTGGGCCTCCGTCATCAAAGACCTCGAGGTCGCAGAAGAGATGACGAAGACCAACACCACGATGACGCTGCAGATGTGCATCAACTATGGCGGGCGATGGGAGATCGTCGACGCGATGCGCGAAATGGCGGAAGAAGTGAGCGCCGGGCGGTTGCGGCCGTCGGCGATCAGCGAAAAGACGATCGCCAAGCACCTGTACGTCCCCCAGCTGCCAGACGTGGATCTGTTCATTCGCTCGGGCGGCGAACAGCGAACGAGCAACTTCATGCTGTGGGAGTCGGCCTACGCCGAAATGGTCTTCGATGACGCCCTGTGGCCCGAATTCACGCGAGAGAATCTGTGGCGGGCGATTCAGACGTACCACGCCCGTGACAGGCGCTACGGCGGCGCCATCGACGTGCCTCAGAGCTGA
- a CDS encoding ATP-binding cassette domain-containing protein — protein sequence MRIPELTDWALSIDDLSVRRGYGANSVRAVDGVSAQLPFGAALVIAGSTGSGRTSLLAALAGVRDKRARIIGGESTVCGISARHPGRARSVLTYRVGYMAQDAGPNFDPDRTIGEIIAAPIVMRDPRTIGRALEVRVSKLLDEVRLPLGVMGRFPHELSAGMRQRVALARALVLDPRLLVADEPLAGIDVEVRHVVRDAILRRRDEWGMAALIATNDVAFAEEIGAHRLVMREGCVTASAEPGADPVVTPGEEDTRAFLVR from the coding sequence ATGCGGATCCCCGAGCTGACAGACTGGGCGCTCTCGATCGACGATCTGAGCGTACGGAGGGGCTACGGCGCCAATTCTGTGCGCGCGGTCGATGGTGTTTCCGCACAGTTGCCATTCGGCGCTGCGCTTGTCATCGCGGGATCGACGGGCTCAGGACGGACATCTCTTCTTGCGGCTCTCGCCGGTGTCCGAGACAAGCGCGCACGGATCATCGGGGGAGAGTCAACCGTGTGCGGGATCTCCGCGCGGCATCCGGGGCGCGCACGCTCCGTTCTGACATACCGCGTCGGGTATATGGCCCAGGATGCCGGGCCCAATTTTGACCCCGACCGCACGATTGGCGAGATCATTGCCGCTCCGATAGTGATGCGGGATCCGCGCACCATCGGCCGCGCGCTCGAGGTACGTGTGTCGAAGCTCCTGGACGAGGTTCGGCTACCTCTCGGCGTGATGGGGCGGTTCCCCCACGAGCTCAGCGCCGGCATGCGGCAGCGGGTCGCTCTCGCCCGCGCCCTGGTGCTCGACCCCCGTCTGCTCGTCGCGGACGAACCGCTCGCCGGTATCGACGTCGAGGTGCGCCACGTCGTGCGTGACGCCATTCTTCGTCGACGGGATGAATGGGGGATGGCAGCGCTGATCGCAACGAACGACGTTGCGTTCGCAGAAGAGATCGGCGCGCATCGTCTCGTGATGCGCGAGGGGTGCGTCACCGCATCCGCCGAGCCCGGCGCCGACCCGGTTGTCACTCCCGGCGAAGAAGACACTCGCGCTTTTCTCGTGCGCTAG
- a CDS encoding trimeric intracellular cation channel family protein, with product MIDQAEPLWVIPLWADLVGVALGGLQGALFASGFRGRQRLDWLGVAIIGIMIGMGGGFIRDLLLGQAPATLQSPWYLVAAGGAAFLGMWISGLLGKLNRIIVFLDAIVIGMFGAFGTSKALAFGVPILPAIFIGMCAAVGGGMARDVSLGLPVAVMHVSSFYAVAAIVGCSTLAISHAFGLDIVIAVVLCIVVTAVVRVLAVIFDISLPEQMAINRRKVAIETTDIPVVHAHDVQDGTVDLGATGAIVLPEAASLDDEDGEITRH from the coding sequence ATGATCGATCAGGCCGAACCTCTGTGGGTGATTCCTCTGTGGGCGGATCTTGTTGGCGTTGCTCTGGGCGGGCTCCAGGGCGCGCTGTTCGCCTCGGGTTTCCGCGGCCGTCAGCGACTCGACTGGCTGGGCGTTGCGATCATCGGCATCATGATCGGCATGGGCGGCGGGTTCATTCGGGACCTTCTGCTCGGTCAGGCACCGGCAACGCTGCAGAGCCCCTGGTATCTGGTCGCGGCCGGCGGCGCCGCATTCCTCGGCATGTGGATCTCAGGGCTTCTCGGCAAACTCAACCGCATCATCGTTTTTCTCGACGCAATCGTCATTGGAATGTTCGGTGCGTTCGGAACGTCTAAAGCGCTCGCGTTCGGGGTGCCGATCCTCCCCGCGATCTTCATCGGCATGTGCGCAGCGGTCGGCGGCGGAATGGCCCGAGATGTTTCGCTCGGGCTCCCCGTTGCCGTGATGCACGTCAGCTCGTTCTATGCCGTCGCCGCCATCGTCGGATGCAGCACCCTCGCGATCAGCCATGCATTCGGGCTCGATATCGTCATCGCCGTTGTTCTCTGCATCGTCGTCACGGCCGTCGTGCGTGTCCTCGCGGTAATTTTCGACATCAGCCTGCCCGAGCAAATGGCCATCAACCGCCGCAAGGTCGCGATTGAGACGACCGACATTCCCGTCGTCCACGCGCACGATGTTCAGGACGGAACGGTGGACCTCGGTGCGACGGGAGCCATCGTTCTTCCCGAGGCGGCGTCACTGGACGACGAAGATGGCGAGATCACGCGCCACTGA
- the leuA gene encoding 2-isopropylmalate synthase, producing MKNNQQPSGMPIHKYVPFHEQISVELPDRTWPTKRIEKAPRWCAVDLRDGNQALIDPMTPERKRIMFELLVKMGYKEIEVGFPSASQTDFDFVRQLIDDNLIPDDVTIQVLTQAREHLIARTYESIAGAKQAIVHLYNSTSILQREVVFRTDRQGIIDIALEGARLCKKYEATIPETEVYYEYSPESYTGTELDFAAEICNQVMTVLTPTPEKKIILNLPATVEMATPNVYADSIEWMNRHLDNRENVILSLHPHNDRGTAVAAAELGYMAGADRIEGCLFGNGERTGNVDLVTLGVNLFTQGIDPQIDFGDIDQVKRTVEYCNQLPVPERSPWGGDLVFTAFSGSHQDAIKKGFEAMAARAEAQGATTDDITWGVPYLPVDPKDLGRSYEAVIRVNSQSGKGGVAYLLKSDHNIDLPRKLQIEFSNVVQAKTDSEGGEVTSDQIWNIFQDEYLPSGAQETSWGRFELISTAAYNRTDGDGTLDVVIREGSDEVSASAPGNGPIASFIDILRQRGIDVTLYDYTEHTLSASGDAEAAAYVELQVDDVRLWGVGIDGDIATASLKAIVSAVNRAIRIREQHLVVV from the coding sequence ATGAAGAACAATCAGCAGCCCAGCGGTATGCCGATCCACAAGTACGTGCCGTTTCACGAGCAGATCTCGGTAGAGCTGCCTGACCGCACCTGGCCAACGAAGCGCATCGAGAAGGCGCCCCGCTGGTGCGCGGTTGATCTGCGTGACGGCAACCAGGCCCTCATTGACCCGATGACGCCCGAGCGCAAGCGCATCATGTTCGAGCTGCTCGTCAAGATGGGCTACAAGGAAATCGAGGTCGGCTTCCCCTCGGCCAGTCAGACCGACTTTGATTTCGTGCGCCAGCTGATCGATGACAACCTCATCCCCGATGACGTCACGATCCAGGTACTGACACAGGCCCGTGAGCATCTGATCGCCCGCACATACGAGTCGATTGCTGGTGCGAAGCAGGCGATCGTCCACCTGTACAACTCAACGAGCATCCTGCAGCGCGAGGTCGTGTTCCGCACGGACCGGCAGGGCATTATCGACATTGCTCTCGAAGGCGCTCGTCTGTGCAAGAAGTATGAGGCGACGATCCCGGAGACCGAGGTCTACTACGAGTACTCCCCCGAGTCCTACACGGGCACAGAACTCGACTTCGCCGCGGAGATCTGCAACCAGGTCATGACGGTTCTCACGCCGACGCCCGAGAAGAAGATCATCCTGAACCTGCCGGCAACGGTAGAAATGGCGACCCCGAACGTCTACGCCGACTCCATCGAGTGGATGAACCGCCACCTGGACAACCGCGAGAACGTCATCCTCTCGCTGCACCCGCACAATGACCGGGGTACGGCTGTTGCCGCAGCTGAACTCGGCTATATGGCGGGCGCGGATCGCATTGAGGGATGTCTGTTCGGCAACGGAGAACGGACCGGGAACGTCGACCTCGTCACGCTCGGCGTGAACCTGTTTACCCAGGGCATCGACCCGCAGATCGACTTCGGTGACATCGACCAGGTCAAGCGCACGGTCGAGTACTGCAATCAGTTGCCCGTTCCCGAGCGTTCGCCCTGGGGTGGTGACCTCGTGTTCACCGCTTTCAGCGGATCGCACCAGGACGCCATCAAGAAGGGTTTCGAGGCGATGGCCGCCCGCGCCGAGGCGCAGGGGGCCACAACCGACGACATCACGTGGGGCGTGCCGTACCTGCCGGTAGACCCGAAAGACCTGGGCCGCTCCTACGAGGCCGTTATCCGCGTGAACTCCCAGTCGGGTAAGGGCGGCGTGGCGTATTTGCTCAAGAGCGATCACAACATCGATCTGCCCCGCAAGCTCCAGATCGAGTTCTCGAACGTTGTCCAGGCCAAGACCGACTCCGAGGGCGGCGAGGTGACGAGCGATCAAATCTGGAACATCTTCCAAGACGAGTACCTCCCGTCCGGCGCGCAAGAGACGTCATGGGGCCGGTTCGAGCTGATCAGCACGGCCGCGTATAACCGCACCGACGGCGATGGCACTCTCGACGTCGTGATCCGCGAGGGCTCCGACGAGGTCTCGGCGTCTGCTCCCGGCAACGGGCCGATCGCCTCCTTCATCGACATCCTGCGCCAGCGCGGAATCGATGTGACCCTCTACGACTACACGGAGCACACGTTGAGCGCGTCGGGTGATGCTGAGGCAGCCGCCTACGTTGAATTGCAGGTAGACGATGTGCGCCTCTGGGGCGTTGGTATCGACGGCGACATCGCCACCGCGTCGCTCAAGGCAATCGTTTCCGCTGTGAACCGTGCGATCCGCATCCGCGAGCAGCACCTGGTTGTGGTGTAG
- the era gene encoding GTPase Era — protein sequence MNDATRSGFVTFVGRPNVGKSTLMNAMVGEKVAITSEKPQTTRRAIRGILNRSGGQLVVVDTPGVHRPRTLLGQRLNDLVETVLGDVDVIAFCVPATEKVGPGDRRIAQSLDGYSRAKKVALVTKTDAASRDEIMERLMEVDALREDWAAVIPLSSVTGDQLEVLSDELLALMPEGPALYPDDIVTDELIEDRIAEAIREAALDGVRDELPHSIAVQVKEIAEREDKPELMDVFADIVVERDSQKAIIIGHKGSRLRDVGARARADIEGLIGTRVFLSLHVRVAKEWQRDPKQLGRLGF from the coding sequence ATGAATGACGCGACACGCAGCGGTTTCGTGACATTCGTCGGACGTCCGAACGTCGGAAAGTCGACGCTCATGAACGCCATGGTGGGGGAGAAGGTCGCCATCACCAGCGAAAAGCCCCAGACGACGCGGCGTGCGATCCGCGGAATTCTCAACCGTTCTGGCGGACAGCTCGTCGTTGTTGACACACCGGGCGTGCACCGGCCGCGCACGCTGCTCGGGCAGCGCCTGAACGATCTCGTCGAGACGGTGCTCGGCGACGTCGATGTCATTGCCTTCTGCGTACCGGCAACCGAAAAGGTCGGCCCGGGAGACCGCCGCATCGCGCAGTCACTCGACGGATACTCGCGTGCGAAGAAAGTGGCGCTCGTGACAAAAACGGATGCCGCCAGCCGGGACGAGATCATGGAACGGCTGATGGAGGTCGATGCTCTGCGCGAAGACTGGGCTGCTGTCATCCCGCTGTCCAGCGTCACGGGCGATCAGCTCGAGGTGCTCTCTGATGAGCTTCTCGCCCTGATGCCCGAGGGCCCCGCCCTGTATCCCGACGACATCGTCACTGACGAACTCATCGAAGACCGCATCGCCGAGGCGATTCGCGAGGCGGCGCTCGACGGCGTGCGCGATGAGCTTCCGCACTCTATTGCCGTGCAGGTGAAGGAGATCGCGGAGCGCGAAGACAAACCAGAGCTCATGGACGTTTTCGCTGACATCGTCGTTGAACGCGATAGCCAGAAGGCGATCATCATCGGGCACAAGGGATCACGTCTGCGTGACGTCGGAGCGCGCGCCCGCGCCGACATCGAGGGCCTGATTGGCACCCGTGTCTTCTTGTCGCTGCACGTGCGTGTTGCCAAGGAATGGCAGCGGGACCCGAAGCAGCTTGGCCGTCTCGGCTTTTAA
- the dusB gene encoding tRNA dihydrouridine synthase DusB: protein MTTVTDSPRDSVQRAVPPLRIGPIEVDVPVVLAPMAGITNMAFRRLCREYGAGLYVTEMITTRALVERNVVTMKLIEHHPSETPRSIQLYGVDPTYTAEAARMIAAENLADHIDLNFGCPVPKVTRKGGGSALPWKRDLFGDIVKGAVDAAGDIPVTVKMRKGIDDDHLTFLDAGRIAEDAGVAAVSLHARTLQDAYSGTADWAAIAALKQAVTSVPVLGNGDIWGAEDAIRMMGETGADGVVVGRGCLGRPWLFGELARAFGADAPTVDATLAFVANAFRRHAELLVDFYDDEDRGTRDIRKHASWYFKGYPVGGDLRGEFSKVTSLQHIDDLIGQLDLSEPYPGEAVEGPRGRAGRARRPVLPEGWLASRTLDARQTSDLQDAELDTSGG from the coding sequence GTGACGACCGTGACCGACTCTCCCCGTGACAGCGTGCAGCGCGCCGTGCCACCGCTGCGAATCGGCCCTATCGAGGTCGATGTTCCCGTCGTGCTCGCGCCCATGGCCGGCATCACAAACATGGCGTTTCGCCGGTTGTGTCGTGAGTACGGCGCCGGCCTCTACGTGACCGAGATGATCACAACCCGCGCGCTTGTGGAGCGCAACGTCGTCACCATGAAGCTCATTGAGCACCACCCGTCGGAGACGCCGCGGTCGATCCAGCTGTACGGAGTCGATCCCACGTACACGGCCGAGGCCGCTCGCATGATCGCCGCCGAGAATCTGGCTGATCACATCGATCTCAACTTCGGATGTCCCGTTCCCAAGGTCACGCGAAAGGGCGGCGGCTCTGCTCTGCCGTGGAAGCGGGATCTCTTCGGAGACATCGTGAAGGGTGCTGTTGACGCGGCGGGAGACATCCCTGTCACCGTGAAGATGCGGAAGGGAATCGACGACGATCACCTGACGTTCTTGGATGCCGGCCGCATCGCGGAAGATGCCGGAGTCGCTGCCGTTTCGCTGCACGCCCGCACGCTGCAGGATGCCTATTCCGGTACGGCCGACTGGGCCGCGATCGCCGCCTTGAAGCAGGCCGTCACATCGGTTCCTGTTCTGGGCAACGGTGATATCTGGGGGGCGGAGGACGCCATCCGGATGATGGGCGAGACCGGCGCCGACGGCGTCGTTGTCGGACGTGGTTGCCTGGGCAGGCCGTGGCTCTTCGGCGAACTTGCTCGCGCGTTCGGCGCGGATGCACCAACGGTTGACGCCACGCTGGCATTCGTCGCGAACGCGTTCCGGCGTCATGCCGAGCTTCTCGTCGACTTCTACGACGATGAGGACCGCGGAACCCGCGACATCCGCAAGCACGCGTCGTGGTACTTCAAGGGCTACCCCGTTGGTGGAGATCTGCGCGGAGAGTTCTCAAAGGTCACGTCGTTGCAGCACATCGATGATCTGATCGGACAGCTCGATCTCTCCGAGCCGTACCCTGGCGAAGCGGTCGAAGGTCCGCGCGGTCGCGCGGGCCGGGCCCGGCGCCCTGTTCTTCCGGAAGGCTGGCTTGCGTCCCGAACGCTCGACGCGCGTCAGACATCCGACCTCCAAGACGCCGAGCTCGATACTTCAGGCGGATAG
- the dnaG gene encoding DNA primase has translation MPRIRQSDVEAVKSQVNIADIIGERVALKSAGIGSMKGLCPFHDEKSPSFNVRPAQGFYHCFGCGESGDVYTFLREMDHLTFAEAVEKVAQRIGYQLTYEEGGGPAPEASGRSRLFAANSAAAEFFRRQLLSPEAETARAFLGGRGFDPGAAAHFSVGYAPKGWDHLMNALTAQGFTRDELILAGLVSTNQRGGVYDRFRGRLVWPIRDVTGQTIGFGARKLYDDDKGPKYLNTPETPVYKKNQVLYGLDLAKKDISRGDPKRVIVVEGYTDVMACHLAGLTTAVATCGTAFGTEHIKMLRRVMGDDSAQGEVVFTFDGDEAGQKAAIRAFADADRFSAQTFVAVAPDGLDPCDLRLERGDGAVRGLLDHRVPMFEFVIDQKLAGFPLTSVEGRVGALRAAAPIVAEIRDQLLRPGYERVLAQRLGMDPTDVRREVERASKGGQRREETFVPPVTEGAAPPAVTLAALPRTTDVAVERDALTGVLQYGHKIDPDLLHRALLTPFRAGPLDAVRAAISAVDRSKPGWGQTAIDSLPVVLRQLGGELLMRDFPARDEEHAARSANALCRRILIRAIDAEKHELIGAVQRVPPESDEGRAVRIRMRDLDHARTRLAEE, from the coding sequence ATGCCGCGAATTCGTCAATCCGACGTCGAAGCGGTCAAATCACAGGTGAACATCGCCGACATCATCGGCGAACGAGTTGCCCTGAAGTCAGCAGGAATCGGGTCGATGAAGGGGCTGTGCCCGTTCCACGACGAGAAGTCTCCGAGCTTCAACGTGCGCCCTGCGCAGGGTTTTTACCACTGCTTCGGCTGTGGCGAGTCAGGCGATGTATACACATTCCTGCGCGAAATGGACCACCTCACGTTCGCTGAGGCCGTTGAAAAGGTCGCACAACGCATTGGCTACCAGCTGACCTACGAAGAAGGCGGGGGGCCCGCCCCCGAAGCGAGCGGTCGTTCGCGTCTCTTCGCCGCGAACTCCGCGGCAGCTGAGTTCTTCCGTCGTCAGTTGCTCTCGCCTGAAGCCGAAACGGCACGGGCGTTCCTCGGTGGCAGAGGTTTCGACCCTGGCGCAGCCGCCCACTTCAGCGTGGGTTACGCACCAAAGGGCTGGGACCACCTGATGAACGCGCTGACAGCTCAGGGGTTCACCCGCGATGAACTGATCCTGGCCGGGTTGGTGTCCACGAACCAGCGTGGTGGGGTGTACGACCGGTTCCGGGGCCGGCTCGTGTGGCCGATTCGCGACGTCACCGGACAGACCATCGGATTCGGTGCGCGGAAGCTCTATGACGACGACAAAGGGCCCAAGTATCTCAATACCCCCGAGACACCGGTCTACAAGAAGAACCAGGTGCTGTACGGCCTCGACCTCGCGAAAAAGGACATCTCTCGCGGCGATCCCAAACGCGTCATCGTCGTCGAGGGCTACACCGATGTGATGGCCTGCCATCTGGCGGGGCTGACGACCGCCGTTGCCACGTGTGGAACCGCCTTCGGAACCGAGCACATCAAAATGCTCCGTCGCGTGATGGGTGATGACTCGGCGCAGGGTGAGGTGGTCTTCACATTTGACGGTGACGAAGCCGGCCAGAAAGCCGCCATCCGCGCATTCGCCGATGCGGATCGTTTCTCTGCCCAGACGTTCGTTGCAGTTGCGCCCGATGGCCTCGATCCGTGCGACTTGCGTCTCGAACGAGGTGACGGCGCCGTTCGCGGACTGCTCGACCACCGCGTGCCGATGTTCGAGTTCGTCATTGACCAGAAGCTCGCCGGCTTCCCGCTCACCAGCGTTGAAGGACGCGTCGGCGCTCTGCGCGCGGCAGCACCGATCGTTGCCGAAATCCGTGACCAACTTCTGCGCCCCGGCTACGAGCGTGTTCTCGCACAGCGTCTGGGCATGGACCCCACGGATGTTCGCCGGGAAGTTGAACGCGCATCCAAGGGCGGACAGCGCCGTGAAGAGACTTTCGTGCCGCCCGTGACGGAGGGGGCTGCTCCGCCCGCGGTGACGCTTGCCGCTCTGCCGCGGACAACCGACGTCGCTGTCGAACGTGATGCTCTCACCGGCGTGCTTCAGTACGGGCACAAGATTGATCCCGATCTGCTTCATCGTGCCCTGCTCACACCGTTCCGTGCGGGGCCGCTCGATGCGGTCCGCGCTGCGATTTCTGCCGTCGACCGCTCGAAACCCGGCTGGGGCCAGACAGCGATCGACTCACTCCCCGTTGTTCTTCGCCAGCTTGGCGGGGAGCTCTTGATGCGCGATTTTCCCGCCAGGGACGAGGAGCATGCCGCTCGATCGGCCAATGCTCTGTGTCGTCGCATCCTCATTCGGGCGATCGACGCGGAAAAACACGAGCTCATTGGCGCGGTGCAGCGGGTGCCGCCCGAGAGCGACGAGGGACGCGCCGTTCGTATCAGAATGCGTGATTTGGACCACGCGCGAACACGCCTCGCCGAGGAGTGA